The following coding sequences lie in one Rutidosis leptorrhynchoides isolate AG116_Rl617_1_P2 chromosome 4, CSIRO_AGI_Rlap_v1, whole genome shotgun sequence genomic window:
- the LOC139840484 gene encoding uncharacterized protein, which yields MSSSCTSIDCKVLAWKKAIGSQIVFLRYDPIRFFLFVVARMCRTPSAVLNRKSPYELIYKTDPNLSHLNCFGCLCYAIDLNPSNKFSSRSIKCVLVGFSTVKKVKHKDVLSVSSEKLFQTNDLSQSNFFDDIFEISVNTLSPNDEGRAAEHGNGSSDDNHEDDHCPTATHHEDNTFIPEGNTNSNDSFENINLRRSSRSTIFLRNLMILLLMEKSNMELKELLITVFRIKYKANEEIERYKARLVAKGYSKKEHIDYEETFSPIVKHVTVRCFITLAVQNNWPLYQLDINNAFLYGDLKEEIYMTIPEGYYTEAANTNKVCKLTKSLYGLKQSPRQWNEKLNAALVESGFVQSKSDYSLYVKNSDDFFIALLVYVDDIVITGNSEVEIKKNQSFSANKVYDKRFG from the exons ATGAGCTCTTCTTGTACTTCAATTGATTGCAAGGTTCTTGCTTGGAAGAAGGCCATTGGCAGCCAGATTGTCTTCTTGAGATATGATCCTATCCGAT ttttcttATTTGTTGTTGCAAGAATGTGCAG GACTCCCTCTGCTGTGCTAAATAGAAAATCTCCTTATGAATTGATTTATAAAACTGATCCTAATCTCTCCCATCTTAATTGTTTTGGATGTCTTTGTTATGCAATTGATTTAAATCCTTCAAACAAGTTTTCAAGTAGATCAATAAAGTGTGTTTTAGTTGGTTTTTCTACTGTTAAAAAAG TTAAACATAAAGATGTTTTATCTGTTTCTTCTGAAAAACTTTTTCAAACAAATGATTTAAGTCAATCAAATTTTTTTGATGATATTTTTGAAATTTCTGTAAACACTttaagtcccaatgatgaagggagagcTGCTGAACATGGTAATGGCAGTAGTGATGATAATCATGAAGATGATCATTGTCCTACAGCAACACATCATGAAGATAATACATTTATCCCTGAGGGCAATACCAATTCTAATGATTCTTTTGAAAATATTAATTTAAGGAGATCTTCTAGAAGCACTATTTTCCTAAGAAATttgatgattttgttgttgatggaaaagtcaaatatggaattgAAAGAGTTGTTAATTACA GTTTTCAGAATCAAATACAAAGCTAATGAAgaaattgaaagatacaaagctagacttgttgctaaAGGTTACAGTAAAAAAGAAcatattgattatgaagaaaccttTAGTCCTATTGTAAAGCATGTTACTGTTAGATGTTTCATTACTTTGGCTGTTCAAAATAATTGGCCATTATATCAACTTGACATCAATAATGCTTTTTTATATGGAGATTTAAAAGAAGAGATTTATATGACTATTCCTGAAGGATATTATACTGAAGCTGCCAACACTAATAAAGTGTGTAAATTAACTAAATCCTTATATGGCCTAAAACAGTCTCCAAGACAATGGAATGAAAAACTTAATGCTGCTCTTGTTGAAAGTGGTTTTGTTCAAAGCAAGTCTGACTATTCTTTGTATGTTAAAAATTCTGATGATTTTTTCATAGCTTTGttagtttatgttgatgatattgttattACAGGAAATAGTGAAGTTGAGATAAAAAAAAATCAAAGCTTTTCTGCAAACAAAGTTTATGATAAAAGATTTGGGTAA